The Sedimentisphaera salicampi genome includes a region encoding these proteins:
- a CDS encoding FecR family protein: protein MDKKTAIELNFLLAGGMEGGLSGGQRSRLNELLEGSESARSYALEIFRISAGLKKSGKAAEAFQQRPGPEDFTQKFIMNNSIGSPELLRLGRQEPEEDQDQPAECDCGEQRRRVSIPNLILAACSAAALIFLLLWANLAPGSLPSEQVGVLSEVMDVRWAEDAENIPEKGDGVFSNSNPLTLNEGFVEIDLRSGVHLTIESPASFEVISDDQIELKYGNIYASVPKEAVGFQVTTENSKIIDLGTEFGVSQEISGDTEVHVSKGRTTFITRRFINTNNVEVLENTANRFDVSEGRILEVEFQEDKFARRIISEQNIIWRGQPIRLANTVSGGSGLNDINSKSDSIIPGTGEIASHLLLRNYGSNNAEMKDSHFEFHQVESSPFVDGVFVPNGSKGECKVSSKGDIFEDCPPTDGRFWTYICNTQSFDVDYRGKEKQRQRDNFRIISGFSGIFIHPNAGITFDLKPFREITEEKTFRFKFSTLVSPSDSPDNGEADFWVLTDGELRYKRENVTAEMETESEEIYIDENTEFLTLVTTGGESGNGNDRCIFEEPVLIAE, encoded by the coding sequence ATGGATAAGAAAACAGCAATAGAATTAAACTTCCTTCTTGCCGGCGGCATGGAAGGCGGGCTCAGCGGAGGACAGCGAAGCAGGCTCAATGAGCTTTTAGAGGGCAGCGAATCGGCAAGGAGCTATGCGCTTGAGATTTTCCGAATTTCAGCAGGGCTCAAGAAATCCGGCAAGGCTGCCGAGGCATTCCAGCAGAGGCCCGGGCCGGAAGATTTTACGCAGAAATTTATAATGAATAATTCAATCGGCAGTCCTGAGCTCTTGAGGCTCGGAAGGCAAGAACCTGAAGAAGACCAAGACCAGCCTGCTGAATGTGATTGCGGCGAGCAGAGAAGAAGGGTGAGCATCCCGAATCTTATCTTAGCAGCCTGCTCTGCGGCAGCTCTTATCTTTCTTCTGCTTTGGGCGAACCTTGCTCCGGGCAGCCTGCCTTCTGAGCAGGTGGGTGTTTTGAGCGAGGTTATGGACGTTCGCTGGGCTGAGGACGCTGAAAACATCCCCGAGAAGGGCGATGGAGTGTTCTCAAACTCAAATCCGCTAACTTTGAATGAAGGGTTTGTAGAGATTGATCTGAGAAGCGGTGTGCATCTTACAATTGAATCTCCGGCCAGTTTTGAGGTGATCTCTGATGACCAGATTGAGCTGAAATACGGAAACATTTATGCCTCTGTGCCAAAGGAGGCCGTGGGGTTTCAGGTAACCACGGAGAACTCGAAGATTATCGATCTGGGCACAGAATTCGGCGTATCGCAGGAGATTTCCGGAGATACAGAGGTGCACGTTTCAAAGGGCAGAACAACATTTATAACGCGCAGATTCATAAACACAAACAACGTTGAGGTTTTAGAGAACACTGCAAACCGGTTCGATGTTTCAGAAGGCAGGATACTGGAAGTTGAATTTCAGGAAGACAAATTTGCAAGGCGGATTATTTCTGAGCAGAACATCATATGGCGAGGCCAGCCGATAAGGCTTGCAAATACAGTTTCCGGCGGGAGCGGATTAAACGATATAAACTCAAAAAGCGATTCGATTATTCCGGGTACTGGTGAGATTGCTTCGCATCTTCTGCTCCGAAATTACGGCAGCAATAACGCTGAGATGAAAGACAGCCACTTTGAGTTTCATCAGGTAGAGTCTAGTCCCTTTGTTGATGGGGTATTCGTTCCTAACGGGAGTAAAGGTGAGTGCAAGGTGAGCAGCAAGGGCGATATCTTTGAAGACTGCCCGCCTACAGACGGAAGGTTCTGGACATATATCTGCAACACCCAGTCTTTTGATGTAGATTACAGGGGAAAGGAAAAACAGCGTCAGCGGGATAATTTCCGTATTATTTCAGGTTTCAGCGGAATTTTTATTCATCCAAATGCCGGAATAACCTTCGACCTGAAGCCTTTTAGAGAGATAACTGAGGAGAAAACTTTCAGGTTCAAATTCAGCACATTAGTATCACCCTCTGACAGCCCCGATAACGGCGAGGCGGATTTCTGGGTGCTCACAGACGGTGAGCTGAGATACAAACGCGAGAACGTTACCGCTGAGATGGAAACTGAAAGCGAAGAGATTTATATCGATGAAAATACCGAGTTTCTTACGCTCGTAACAACCGGCGGAGAAAGCGGCAACGGCAATGACAGGTGCATATTTGAAGAACCTGTTTTGATTGCTGAATAG
- a CDS encoding sigma-70 family RNA polymerase sigma factor, which yields MKKDSQTEDFVNLLINSQGRIYAYILSLVGNHDDAEDIMQEAVSVMWQKFDSFEKGTSFIAWAFTISKYQVMNFRRTKARHAENLFSENVFELLAEKAETESGDDEKMECLGECVANLKKNHFDILKMKYFYGLPVREIASRIGLGKTAVYKRLSRLHAFLKDCVERRMKARSRLDG from the coding sequence ATGAAAAAAGATTCGCAAACAGAAGACTTCGTAAATCTGCTTATAAATTCGCAGGGCAGGATCTATGCTTATATCCTCAGCCTTGTCGGCAATCACGACGATGCTGAGGATATAATGCAGGAGGCGGTTTCTGTGATGTGGCAGAAGTTTGACAGCTTCGAGAAAGGCACGAGCTTTATCGCCTGGGCATTTACGATATCGAAGTATCAGGTGATGAATTTCAGGCGAACAAAAGCACGACACGCAGAGAATCTGTTTTCGGAAAATGTTTTTGAATTGCTCGCAGAGAAGGCCGAAACTGAGAGCGGCGACGATGAAAAGATGGAGTGTCTTGGCGAGTGCGTAGCAAACTTAAAGAAAAACCACTTTGACATATTGAAAATGAAATATTTTTACGGTCTTCCGGTAAGGGAGATAGCTTCAAGAATTGGGCTTGGTAAAACAGCGGTTTACAAAAGACTCTCAAGGCTTCATGCATTCCTGAAAGACTGCGTTGAGAGGCGGATGAAGGCGAGGAGCAGGTTAGATGGATAA